Proteins from a single region of Acanthochromis polyacanthus isolate Apoly-LR-REF ecotype Palm Island chromosome 11, KAUST_Apoly_ChrSc, whole genome shotgun sequence:
- the LOC127536103 gene encoding snaclec purpureotin subunit beta-like yields MERTILFVFLFTAVEGDLGKHVYIRQNKNWTEAQAYCRRHHTDLSFLNSQSDMDKLRQAADNHGGNQKSGFILSSGEWDDRFEGSSHHFYCIDVTVEMKMSWEDALSHCREKQTDLPNLLSETDQLLAQTEIQHNNITERVWIGLRFLGDRWLWVNGDPLEYEAWSKEEAQDHQCPIWKRCGAFTKDGLWENWDCQEKLNFFCI; encoded by the exons ATGGAAAGAACcattctttttgtctttcttttcactgctgttgaAGGAGATTTAGGAAAACATGTTTATATCCGTCAGAACAAGAACTGGACTGAAGCTCAGGCTTACTGTCGACGACATCACACTGATCTTTCTTTTCTTAACAGCCAGAGTGATATGGACAAGCTCCGACAAGCCGCAG ATAATCATGGGGGCAATCAGAAGAGCGGATTCATCCTATCTAGTGGAGAATGGGATGATCGCTTTGAGGGAAGTTCCCACCATTTTTACTGCATCGATGTGACTGTGGAGATGAAGATGTCCTGGGAAGATGCTCTGagccactgcagagagaaacaaactgatctCCCCAATCTGCTCTCTGAGACCGATCAGCTTCTGGCCCAGACTGAGATCCAGCACAACAACATCACGGAGCGGGTGTGGATCGGCCTGCGTTTCCTGGGTGACCGCTGGCTGTGGGTGAACGGTGACCCTCTGGAATATGAGGCTTGGTCCAAAGAAGAAGCTCAGGACCACCAGTGTCCGATATGGAAACGCTGTGGAGCTTTTACCAAAGACGGACTGTGGGAGAACTGGGACTGCCAAGAGAAACTCAACTTCTTCTGTATCTGA
- the LOC127536104 gene encoding asialoglycoprotein receptor 1-like, translating into MEMKMSWEDALSHCREKQTDLLSLLSETDQLLAKTEIQHNNATERVWIGLRFLGDRWLWVNGDPLEYEAWSKEEAQDHQCPIWKRCGAFNKDGLWENWDCQEKLNFFCI; encoded by the coding sequence ATGGAGATGAAGATGTCCTGGGAAGACGCTCTGagccactgcagagagaaacaaactgatctCCTCAGTCTGCTCTCTGAGACCGATCAGCTTCTGGCCAAGACTGAGATCCAGCACAACAACGCCACGGAGCGGGTGTGGATCGGCCTGCGTTTCCTGGGTGACCGCTGGCTGTGGGTGAACGGTGACCCTCTGGAATATGAGGCTTGGTCCAAAGAAGAAGCTCAGGACCACCAGTGTCCGATATGGAAACGCTGTGGAGCTTTTAACAAAGACGGACTGTGGGAGAACTGGGACTGCCAAGAGAAACTCAACTTCTTCTGTATCTGA